One part of the Ranitomeya imitator isolate aRanImi1 chromosome 10, aRanImi1.pri, whole genome shotgun sequence genome encodes these proteins:
- the LOC138651861 gene encoding galactoside alpha-(1,2)-fucosyltransferase 2-like, whose protein sequence is MELPNRKKKLFLLGCLLMSVFMFFVLYQLQIHIEFLAFSAKLPLSLICPDKDKPSKTEEDVSWSSSNDIVAKCKDLGIWTVKPDGRLGNHMGEYAALYALAKANGRQAFILTEMHNCLAPIFNITLPVLHNSVARYVPFQEYWIHDWMSEEYNHLEGSFIKLMGFPCSWTFFHHLREDIIREFTIHDYLKTEANQVLESIKGSRKNVTYIGVHVRRGDYVHVMPEAWKGVVADRGYLEKAMNYFRNKYKEPVFVVTSNGMKWCKENIDNSKGDVYFSGDGYESTPGKDFALLVGCNHTIMTIGTFGFWASYLVGGETIYLTNFTLPESEFLKVFHYDAAFLPEWIGIPADLSPLRH, encoded by the coding sequence ATGGAGTTACCCAACCGCAAAAAGAAACTTTTTTTATTGGGCTGTCTATTAATGTCAGTTTTTATGTTCTTTGTATTATACCAATTACAGATCCATATCGAATTTTTGGCATTTTCTGCTAAACTGCCTTTATCGTTAATATGTCCAGATAAAGACAAACCTTCTAAAACAGAAGAAGATGTCTCATGGTCTAGCAGCAATGACATAGTAGCTAAATGCAAAGATTTAGGAATTTGGACTGTAAAACCTGACGGGAGGTTAGGAAATCACATGGGTGAATATGCTGCTTTATATGCCTTGGCCAAAGCAAATGGGCGCCAGGCTTTTATACTTACAGAAATGCATAACTGCTTGGCACCAATATTTAACATCACGCTGCCAGTTTTACATAACAGTGTGGCCAGGTATGTCCCATTTCAGGAATATTGGATACACGACTGGATGTCAGAAGAATATAATCACCTTGAAGGGAGTTTTATCAAACTAATGGGCTTCCCCTGCTCATGGACATTTTTTCATCATCTTCGGGAGGACATCATTAGGGAATTTACAATTCATGACTATCTTAAGACTGAGGCCAACCAGGTTTTGGAGAGCATAAAAGGTTCTCGAAAAAATGTCACCTACATTGGGGTCCATGTCCGAAGAGGCGATTATGTCCACGTCATGCCAGAGGCATGGAAGGGTGTAGTTGCAGACAGAGGATACTTGGAGAAAGCCATGAATTATTTTCGAAATAAGTACAAAGAACCCGTTTTTGTTGTGACTAGTAATGGAATGAAATGGTGTAAAGAGAACATCGACAATTCCAAGGGTGATGTCTACTTCTCAGGGGACGGCTATGAGTCCACTCCCGGCAAGGATTTTGCACTTCTGGTTGGTTGCAACCACACAATCATGACTATCGGGACATTTGGATTCTGGGCAAGTTACTTGGTTGGAGGAGAAACCATTTACCTCACTAACTTTACACTTCCTGAATCTGAATTCTTGAAAGTTTTTCATTATGATGCTGCCTTCTTACCAGAGTGGATAGGGATTCCAGCTGACCTATCTCCACTACGACACTGA